The Triticum aestivum cultivar Chinese Spring chromosome 3A, IWGSC CS RefSeq v2.1, whole genome shotgun sequence genome includes a region encoding these proteins:
- the LOC123062345 gene encoding tubulin beta-2 chain-like, protein MREILHIQGGQCGNQIGAKFWEVVCDEHGIDPTGRYTGTSDLQLERVNVYYNEASCGRFVPRAVLMDLEPGTMDSVRTGPYGQIFRPDNFVFGQSGAGNNWAKGHYTEGAELIDSVLDVVRKEAENCDCLQGFQVCHSLGGGTGSGMGTLLISKIREEYPDRMMLTFSVFPSPKVSDTVVEPYNATLSVHQLVENADECMVLDNEALYDICFRTLKLTTPSFGDLNHLISATMSGVTCCLRFPGQLNSDLRKLAVNLIPFPRLHFFMVGFAPLTSRGSQQYRALTVPELTQQMWDAKNMMCAADPRHGRYLTASAMFRGKMSTKEVDEQMINVQNKNSSYFVEWIPNNVKSSVCDIPPTGLSMASTFVGNSTSIQEMFRRVSEQFTAMFRRKAFLHWYTGEGMDEMEFTEAESNMNDLVSEYQQYQDATADEEGEYEDEDQEPEEDM, encoded by the exons ATGAGGGAAATCCTGCACATCCAGGGTGGGCAATGCGGCAACCAGATCGGTGCCAAGTTCTGGGAGGTGGTGTGTGATGAGCATGGCATTGACCCAACTGGGCGCTACACCGGTACCTCTGACCTGCAGTTGGAGCGTGTCAATGTCTACTACAATGAGGCCTCCTGTGGTCGCTTTGTGCCCCGGGCTGTTCTTATGGACCTTGAGCCTGGCACCATGGACAGTGTCCGCACTGGCCCTTACGGGCAGATCTTCCGCCCTGACAACTTCGTCTTTGGGCAATCTGGTGCGGGTAACAATTGGGCCAAGGGCCACTACACCGAGGGTGCTGAGCTTATcgattctgttttggatgttgtgAGGAAGGAGGCTGAGAACTGTGACTGTCTGCAAG GATTCCAAGTATGCCACTCTCTTGGTGGTGGTACCGGGTCTGGCATGGGTACCCTGTTGATATCTAAAATCAGGGAGGAGTACCCTGACCGCATGATGCTGACGTTCTCAGTGTTCCCCTCACCAAAAGTATCTGATACTGTGGTTGAGCCATACAATGCAACTCTCTCAGTCCATCAGCTGGTTGAGAATGCTGACGAGTGCATGGTTCTTGACAATGAGGCTCTCTATGACATCTGTTTCAGGACTCTTAAGCTGACCACACCTAGCT TTGGGGACTTGAACCATTTAATCTCTGCTACCATGAGTGGAGTCACATGCTGCCTAAGGTTCCCTGGTCAGCTGAATTCCGACCTCCGGAAGCTGGCAGTGAACCTTATCCCATTCCCCCGCCTCCACTTCTTCATGGTGGGCTTTGCTCCATTGACATCCCGTGGGTCTCAGCAGTACCGTGCCCTCACTGTCCCAGAGCTCACACAGCAAATGTGGGATGCCAAGAACATGATGTGCGCCGCCGATCCTCGCCATGGCCGTTACCTCACTGCCTCTGCCATGTTCCGTGGAAAGATGAGCACAAAGGAGGTCGACGAGCAGATGATCAACGTCCAGAACAAGAACTCATCCTACTTTGTGGAGTGGATCCCCAACAATGTCAAGTCCAGCGTCTGTGACATCCCACCGACAGGGCTCTCCATGGCGTCCACCTTCGTTGGCAACTCGACCTCCATCCAGGAGATGTTCCGGAGGGTGAGCGAGCAGTTCACTGCCATGTTCAGGAGGAAGGCTTTCTTGCATTGGTACACTGGTGAAGGCATGGACGAGATGGAGTTCACTGAGGCTGAGAGCAACATGAACGACCTTGTCTCGGAGTACCAGCAGTACCAGGATGCTACTGCCGATGAGGAGGGCGAGTACGAGGATGAAGATCAGGAGCCTGAGGAGGACATGTAA